GTTTGTGATGATGAACATGGCACGGCTCATGGTGGGGGCCCAGGGCCTGGCCTGCGCTTCATCCGCCTATCTGCACGCCCTGGAATATGCAAAAACAAGGATCCAGGGGCCGTTGCCGGCAGGTGGTGACAAAACATCCGTGGCCATCATCAACCACCCGGATGTCCGGCGCATGCTGCTGACCATGAAATCATACACCGAAGGCATGCGCAGCCTGTTGTGCTACATCGGGCTTTTAGAAGACGAAAAACAGATCTGTGACAATGATACGGAAAAGCAGGGATATCAAGATCTTATCGATATCCTGATCCCGGTGGGTAAAGGATATGTGACAGACCGGGCCGTGGATGTGTGCAACCTGGCCATCCAGGTGTTCGGCGGATATGGGTACACCTGTGAATATCCGGTGGAACAGATATTCCGGGATGTCCGGATCACCACCATCTATGAAGGCACCAACGGGATCCAGGCCATGGACCTGGCCGCCAGAAAACTGGGCATGAAAAACAAACGCCTGTTTGATGCGCTGCTGGCACAGATCCGCACCACCATTGCCCGGGCCCGAAAGATCCCGGACCTGGCAGATCTGGCCGAAACCCTGGATCAGGCGGTCGTAACCCTTTCAGACACGGCAGACACCCTTCTGGCCGCTTTACAAGACGACCGGGCCTTGACCGGGTTTGCCTTTGCCGGCACGTTTCTGGAGGTAACCGGAGACCTGGTCATGGCGTGGATGCTCTTGTGGCGGGCTGCCGCAGCCAAAGAAAAAACAGCAGCAGGTGCCAGTGCCAAAAATACGGATTTTTATGACGGCCAGATGTACAGCGCCCGGTTCTTTATGGCATGCCAGGTGCCGGTGACTTTGGGGAAAATGGCATCCATCCGCGCCATGTGCCCGGCCGCCGTCCAGATCCGCAACACATCATTCAGTGGAAAATAAGATAACAGATCATAACCATCATAGTTTCAGGAGGAAAAGATGTCTCAGATTTCTAAAATAGGGGTTATCGGTGCCGGGCACATGGGCAGCGGCATTGCCCAGAAGATCGCCCAGGAGGGCATGCAGGTCGTGCTGGTGGATATAAAACAGACCGCGGTGGACAACGGCATTGCCGGGATCCGGGGCCTGCTGGAAGGCGGGGTAAAGCGGGGCTTATTCACCCCGGAAAAAGTGGAAAAGATCCTGTCCCGCATCACCGGCACCACGGACATGGCGGATGTGGCAGATGCGGATATCGTCATCGAGGCCGTGTTTGAGGACAAGGCCGTCAAAACAACCCTGTTCAAGAACCTGGATGCCGTGTGCAAAGATGCCACCATTTTTGCCACCAACACCTCCAGTTTTTTTGTGCATGAATTCGCCAATCAGACCCGCCGGCCGGACCGGTTCATCGGGCTTCACTATTTTTTTCATCCCGCCAAAAACAAGCTGCTGGAGATCATTCCCCATGATACCACCAGTCAGCAGACCCTGGATGCGGCCAAAACGTTTGCCGCGCTCCACGGCAAAGTGGCCATCCAGGTGAAAGATTCCCCCGGATTTGCCGTGAACCGGTTTTTTGTACCCTCCTCCAATGAAGCGGCACGGATGCTGGGAGAGGGCATGGGCAATGTGGCCACCATCGAAGAAGCCAGCAAGCGGGCCTTTGGCATGGGCATGGGATCTTTTGAAATTTTGAACATCACGGGTATCCCCCTGGCCGTGCACGCCTCCCAGAGCCTGGGAAGCGAGCTGGGACTTTTTTACGGCACCCCGGACCGGCTGACAGAGCAGATGGAGAAAAACGAAGACTGGGATTTGACCGACGGACCGGTGGAAGAGGACAGGATCGATGCCATTGTGGACCGGTTCTACAGCGTGTGCTTAGGGGCGGCCGCCTCTCTGGTGGATGAAGGCGTGGCCACCATGGAAGATGTCAACCTGGGCGCCAAAATAGGGCTGAGATGGCGCCAGGGCCCGTTTGAGATCATGAACCGCATCGGCATCGATAAAACCTGCCGGGTGGTGGAAGACGCCGTCAAAAGATACCCTGGTTTCAAGATGCCCCAGATCCTTGTGGACCAGAAAAAAAAGGGGCAGCCCTTTGATTTCAAGCTGGTGGACCTGGAGAAAAGATCCGATATCGCCTGGATCACCATCCGCAGGCCTGATGCCATGAACGCCCTGAACGAGGCCGTGTTCCAGCAGCTGGCCCAGGCCTTTGACACAGCTGAAAATGACTCGGATGTGGAAGCCATCGTGTTCCAGGGGGCAGGCAAAACCTTTGTGGCCGGCGCAGACATCCAGTTTTTCGTGGACCGCATCAAAGCCGGCCGTATCGACCACATTGAAACCTTTACCAAAAAAGGCCATGACCTGCTCTGGAAAATTGAAAACAGCACCAAAAAAACCATTGTCCTGCTGGACGGCCTGTCTCTGGGCGGGGGCAGTGAAATGGCCCTGGCCTGCCAATATATCGTGGCCACGCCGGCCGGGTCCATGGGCCTGCCGGAAACCGGCATCGGCATTGTTCCGGGCCTGGGAGGGATGCTGCGCATGGCCCGGCGGGTGGGACCGGCCCTGGCCCGGTATTTTGTGTTCACCGGCCAGACCCTTTCCGCCCAGGATGCATTTGACTTAGGCATTGTCCACTGCATTGTGGATCCCGGTGAGATCGAAACCGCCATCCGGAAGATCACCGACATGACGGACAATACAGACAAATATGCACCCAAAAAGATCCCGGACCGGTTTGCGCCCCTGGCAGACCTGTTTGCCGACACACAACTGGACGGGTGGGACCATGCACCGGCACGGGTGAAAAAGATGCTGGACCGCAAATCCCCCAAAGCCCTGGCCATGGCCAACAAGATCATGACCGCCCAGGAGGGATTGTCCATGGATGCGGCCGTGGCCTGTGAACTGGACTGCCTCAAAGATCTGTTCTCCACAGCCGATGCCTTTGAAGGCCTGTCCGCAGCCGCATCTCACAGAAAACCTACGTTCACAGGAAAATAACCCATTTTTATACCAATCATGCCCTGAATAACCACAACAAATGATGAAAGTACAAACAGTCACCTATCGACTTAAAACTTAACACTTAACACTTAAAACTTTCATATAAAATTAAGGAACCCCACCCCATGTATACCAAGTCATATATCCCCTACAAAGGCTATTATTCCACCCCTTTCTGCAAATGGCAGGGCAGCCTGGCCAATGAAAACGCCATCACCCTGGGAGCGGCAATGTCCAGACAGTTTTTTGAACAAAAAGATCTGGATGCAAATGATCTGGACTACTGCATCTTCGGCAACACCATCGGCCAGCACCGCCAGTTTTATGCCTCCCCCTGGTCGGCGGCACTACTGGGGGCACAAGCCCTTCCCGCCATTGCCATCAGCCAGGCCTGCACCACCGGTGCCACCTGCATCAACCAGGCCGCCATGGGCATTGAGACCGGGCTGTTTGAACTGCCTTATGTGCTCACCGTGGACCGCACCTCCAACGGTCCCCACACCATCTGGCCCAATCCCAAAGGCCCCGGCGGAGAGGTGATTTCGGAAAACTGGAACATGGACAATTTCAATGCCGATCCCAACACGGGCAAAAAAATGGTGGAAACCGCTGAAAACGTGGCAAAGGAAAACGGATTCACCAAAGAGGTGTGCGACGATCTTGTGGTGCGGCGGTATGAGCAGTACCAGGCAGGTCAGGCCGACAACCGGGCGTTTCAGCGCCGGTACATGCAGCCCGTGGAGATCGCCATCTCCAAAAAGAAGACCATTATGGTGGAAGAAGATGAAGGCATCATCCCCTCCACAAAAGAGGGCCTGGCCCGCCTTAAACCCACCATCCCGGGCGGAGTTTTAAGTTTCGGGGCCCAGACCCATCCGGCGGACGGCAATGCCGGGGTGATCGTCACCACAAAAGAAAAGGCCCGGCAGCTCAGCGCCGATGACAAGGTGACCATCCAGGTGATCGCCTACGGCTTTTCCAGAGAGCGCAGAGGATTCATGCCTGCAGCCCCGGTACCCGCTACCCGCATGGCCCTGAAAAACGCAGGCCTCGCCATCAAAGACATCCGGGTCATCAAGACCCACAACCCTTTTATCGTCAATGACCTGTATTTCGCCAAACAGATGGAGATCGACCCGTTCGGATTCAATAATTTCGGATCGTCCCTGATTTTCGGCCATCCCCAGGGCCCCACGGCCACCCGCCTGATCATCGAAGGCATCGAGGAAACCGTCATGGCCGGGGGCGGGTATTTCCTGTGGACCGGGTGTGCCGCCGGCGATTGCGGGGCCGCCCTGATTTTGAAGATATCCTGATCCAATAAATTCCACATCCACAAAGACAGCAGGGCCGCCTGATTCCCATGGGCGGCCCTGCTTTGTTTCAGACCCTTTGAAGGTCAGGGCTCTTTCTGCCTAATCCGTGAATAAATGGAACAGGGCAAACCCTGAAGCGGTACCGCTGACCATATTGAAAGTGGGGTTACCATTTTAACATCTTATTTTTCTAACCCAATACGCGCAGAAACCCCTTGGTAGTAATAATGTTTAACTTCTTTCATCTCAGTAACTAGATCGGCTTTTTGGATTAAAATTTCTGTTGCACCTCTTCCGGTAATTATTAACTCAATGTTTTCAGGTTTCAAGTCAATGAGAGATAGAAGTTTTTTTTCGTCTAATACTCCACACATAACTGCCACATTAGCCTCATCCGCAATTACAACATCATGTTCATTCTTCTCGAAAACTTCACAAAGTTTTTTAAATCCAGCCATAGCATCGGCCATATCTTTTTCTGAAGGTTTGCCTCTTAAAAAAATTCCAGATCCATACTGCACGACTGTGACGTTGTTAAATTTCGACAAGGCATTTATTTCTGAATAATCTCCTTTTTTCAGGAATTGAACGATAAAAACTTTTAGTCCTGCTCCTGCTGCTCTGAGGGCTAAACCCAAGGAAGCTGTGGTTTTTCCTTTACCATCACCAGTATATACTTGAACATATCCTTTCATTGAGAACCCTTTTTTGAATTAATATTGTATATAGCGGCGGCATCCGTGCCGCAGTTAGAAGATCTTCATACTCTTTTGTCATGACATACCGAACGAGAGCGACCGTCAGATCATTAATATCGGCCTTCAATTTTTCGTGAAACTACATTTAATCAGTTGGGACAACCATCCCCAGTAATCGCGACATATCAACATACTTGTCCCGCATCTGAACTTCCTCCTTTATAAAATGGTGCATTGGAATCCCCCAGCCGTTCTGCTCGAGTACTTCGATGCCGGCGATAAAGTCCGGCAGCATTTTCGGCACAAAGCTGAAAAAAATTTCATCATCCTGGGCCATCCCAACTTGCCGGTCGCCCCGGCACGGAATGGCGATATGGCAGCTCTGTTTCTGCAAGGGTGGAACAATGGCATAAACACAGCCAGCATGTCCGCTAAGCTGGCATGTGATATCGCCGCCATCCATCCAGTTTTTCACGATCATCATCTGGCTGGCCATCATCCCGTTGATATGCATGATGACAACGTCTGGCATAAAGGTCGCCTTGTGAATGGGCGCCATGAGAAGGCCTGTTTGCCTTTCTTGCTCCAGATACGGCATGTTGTGACACCAGTTCTCCGCAGCCTCTATATCCCGGACACTGTCGGGATAGCGGTGGTAACCGGATAGGAACTTGGGAATGCGGTCGGCAAAGCCCAGTCCGATCACGGGTTCAAAGCACCAATGATCCGAAAGAAACATACCGATGGTGACTCCGCCTCGCTGCACCAGGGAAAAAGCCTGGCACAGATTCAATCGTTTGCCGATGTCTCGAGACGGAATGACCGTATCTTTGGGCAGTTCATTTTCTTCTTTGATCAGCTTGAAGGCGATCGGATGCACACGCATGCGAAGCCAGGTTTCGATCTCTTTTCCCATTTGATTGATGTCTGAAATAGAAAGCATGGGGTTCTCCTTAACTATTGTTCAAAGGTTATGAGGTTGCTTGAGCAGCATTGATTCCGGCAATTCGCCCGAAAACAATGCAATCAGGAATAGCATTGCCGCCAAGGCGGTTGGCGCCATGGATACCGCCACAGACTTCACCGGCTGCATACAATTTTGGAATGGGCTTGCCACAGATATCGATGACCTGGGCCTGAGTATCGATGCGCAGTCCGCCCATGCAATGATGGATGGCTGGCCATTGGGCAAAAGCATAATACGGCCCTTGGTCAAGCGGAACCATGGCCGGTGTAATGGGTTTCTTAAAGTCTGTGTCGGCCCCGCTTTTGATGAAATCATTATGTTTGTCAACCGTTTCTTTGAGGGCCATTGCCGGCATCCCTCCCAGCTTTTCGGCAAGCCCTGCGATGGACTCCGCCTCAAAGAGCCGTCCTCTTTCCACACTGGTGCGAATGGCGGCACCGGTAGCTGTCAATTTATGGAAAATCTCCCGGTTAAGGATCGAATAGCTCGGTTTGCCGCCGGAGTTGATTTGGGCACTTGAAACCACATCTCGCCGGTCCAGTTCATTGACAAAACGTTTGCCCAGGGTGTTGACGTAAAACAAGCCATAGCCCGTGCCCGAATAGGCATGCAGAGCAAAGGAATCAATACCGCTGTTTTTGGGATTGGCGCAGGGGTAGAGCTGAATAAAGTCAAGGCGCAGGACATCGGCCCATACTGCCCTGGCGTACTGGATGATTTCACCTGTCGCACCCCGGATGTTGGTACATCCGTATTCCGGCACCAGAGAAGGATTGGCGGCCATGCGCATGTTTACGTCACCACTAAATCCGCCTGAGGCAAGCACGAGGGCCTTTTTCACTTTGATATTCCATGGAGTTCCATCAGTGGTAATTTGTACTCCCAACACAGGGCCTTCTCTTTTTGTGCGCCATATGCCTGAGACCGGTGTGTTTGTACGCAGCTTGGCTCCTCTGGCTAAGGCCAGTTTTTTCAACGGATCCGTTAATCCACGTCCCGAACCTTTGGGCAAATGGGTTCTCGCGGCTGAATGACCACCGATGCGGGGCAGAGTCTCCTGAAACTCGGCGCCGGCGTCGATTAACCAGTTCAGCCCTTCCGGGGCGCCATAAACCATTTTTTCCACCAATTCAGGCAAACCGCAAAAGTCACCGCCCTTAAGAGTGTCTTCCAGATGCAATTGAAAGGAGTCTTCTCCCAATCCGAGATGTTGCCGCAGGTGCAAATTGCTGTCAGAGGCGCAATAGCCGCCGCCGGAGATGATGGAATTGCCTCCGTAGCGACTCAGCTTTTCAAGGATGACGGTCTGTGCCCCAAGCCCGGCAGCTTCGGCCGCGGCGGATAATCCCGCAAATCCGGACCCCACAACGACAACCTCAATTTCTTCGTCCCATTTATCAGGTGTGGAATGCATGTTCGCCTCAAAGTTTTGATTTAATAAAGTCTACAACGGACTTTCCATCAATCCCGTTTGGCCTAAAGGAAGATCAATTGCAGCCGCGACAGGAAAACGGCCTCTTGAATACGCAATTACTGTCATACCTATATCGGCTATTCCCTGGACGACTCCGTCATATGTTTGCGGTGCCTTGGTAAGCGTGCCAGCAGGAAAATAGTTAATACTTATTTCTCCGTTTGTCCTTTTTTCGACTTCCTTACACCAGCTTTCTGCCAGTTTACTTTGAATATGGGTTGGAGGAAAAAAATTTGAATAATTTAATTGAATTTTAGCAGTGGCGTTAAAAACCCAAGCGATACTCAAAAATCCGATACAAATTGTCAAAATCATGAAACGTTTCATTTTCATTGTCTCCCCCAAATGGTTAAAAATTATTCTGATAAACCAAGGTCACTACTAAGAATTTGGATAACATCCTCTGCCATAACCGTATTCGGAAATACTCTGTTAAAGCCGATATCTTCAAAGCGTTTTTCAATTTCTGGCCAATTTTTTTCCAGTTCAAGAGGTGCTGCCACAGTGCCCCCGGCGTAGAGGATAATGTCACTAAGACCTGCCTCTATACATTTGTCCCTTAATCCTTCACAGTCGATAATGCCCATACCGTACATGGAAGAGACGAGAATCGCTTTCGCATTTGTTTCAACTGCAGCATCAATAAATTCCTGCTGGGGAACCACAGCACCTAAAAAGGTTACACCGAAACCTGCTTCTTGAAATGCCTTTGTAAGTACCCATGCACCGATCATGTGTGCATCGGCACCAATAGTTCCAATTACGATGTTTGTTTTATCCATTCAATCTCTCCTTGTTTGATTTTGATATTCATTTTTAACAATTTTTAGCTGCAATTGCCCCGCGCTTTGAGGGTATCCAACATCAACCTGATATCTTCGACATTTTCTATTGACATAATATTTTTAAATAACAGTTCGGCCTGGTTCGGATGAAGGGGTATCTGGGCATAGTCCATGCATTGGGAAAAATGCGAAATATGGTCATTATCTGTTAACGGATTGCCGGGAAATCCAGGTGCGACATCAAGTTGAGATGTATATTTTTTGCCATCAATGGTTAAAACCGAGAAATCCACGGCGGTATGGCTCCGAAAATTAAGATCCGGGTCAGACTTGATTTTAATCTTTTCTATTATTGGTTGCAATTCAGGGGAACGGACTGATTCTTCACTGAAATGAGACAGGTTTGATGATCTTCTGACTATGGCATTGGCAGCACAAAATTGAACACTGAACTGCGCATTGACCCTTACATTTCTTCCCATTTCAAACTCATGACCTACAAGCCGGTATGCATATGGGGGCAATATCACCTCAACCGATTCAATATGGTCCGGCTCAAGGTTATGTTCGGTAACCAGGTTTAGGGCAAGCTCGGTGATGCCCTGGGTAAGTCCGCAGCTGGGATATTTTTTAAATACCGTATTTTCAAGCAAATACCTTTCACCAAGCTTTTCTGTCAGATCTGTCGAGTTGATTACGTCCTTTGCAAACAGATGGAGATACCCGTAAATACCATCTATATAATTGGCTGGCCCTGTGAATCCTAGTTTTGCCAAAACTGCACATTCTAATCCGGCAGCCGCAACCCAACCCTGGATCAAACGAACCGCCAACGATCCGTCCACATTGCTTTGGAAACTCCCGCCGCACCTGTTGAAGGCTAAAGCCAGTGAGTTTGTTATTTGCTCTTGGGTTAATCCAAGTATACGGGCTGCAACGGCTGTTGAAGCAAAAACCCCGGCAACACCGGTAGGATCGAAACCATCATAGGTTTGTTCCGTGAGATTAAAACGAGCACCTATCTCAGCTCCGACAACAACCGCGGTAATGAAAGCCTTACCGGAGCAGCCGCCCATTATTTCGGCAGCTGCTAGTGCGGAAGGAATCAAGGATGAGCCCATATGGAGTCCGGGCGCCATTGCATCACAAAAATCAAGCGCCCGACACATGAAACCATTAAGCATTGCAACACCCGGCGCAGGCAGTTTGTCTCCATATACCATCACGGTGGCTTCCGGTTTGCCGCCTTGCTCTTTAAGCATTTCATACAGCGGTCGGCAGCCATCTTCCCCGGCACCTGCGACGGCAGTCCCGGATACAGCTAAAATGATCTGTCTGGCAACGTTTAGCGCACTTTCCGGAATCTGATCATGTGAAAGTGTCTCGACAAATTCTGAAATCAGATTTTCTGCTGAATGATTATCAGTAATTTTTTTTTCAGTCATAATAAATTCCTATTCATTTCAGGATGCTACAGATGCAAGCTTGCCTTTATGGATATTAAGACAGGCCGGCACCATAGATCTTTTCGCAATTCTAAGGGCTTTGTCTGGGAAGTCCTCTGCCAGCAGGCCAATACCGTAAAGCAGGTAATCTCTGTCAATGTAGGCGGTAGGAGAGATCGGTTTCAGACTCCAGGGCTTCTGCGGATCAAAAAGTGCTGAGCACAGGACTTCTTCCGGAGCTCGCCCGTATTTAAAAATACCTCCTGTGCCTATGATATTATTTACTTGTGTGAGATCTTTACCCTTTTGGACCTTGATTTCTCCTGCAAGGGAAAATTCCTGGCGTAAAGTACCGACATGCCTTTCTACAGCAAACGCTACAGCGGATTCTGCCAAAACACGATCCAGGCAGAAGTCAAAATCTGTGTTCGGGACATGACCTACATTATTAGACAGTCCCTGGGCTAAATCGGTAAGTTCAGATGTGTTAAGATTAACATCTGCAGCCATTGCCTGGAGTTGGGACAGACATACCTGACTCCCTACAAACTCCAGGATTGACGGCGCATTGTATCGGATACCCAGATCGCCTTCAACCGTTCTTTTAATCCTTGCTTCCGGAAGCCCTCTTAAAATGATATTTGAATTACTGGGCTGGCCTTCAGCCACCGAATGAATATTAATTGTTGCACCGCCAACTTCAACAACCAGCAATGATCCGATACCAGATTCATTTTCTGTGCCATCAGCAAGCAATGTAGCTGCCTGTAACGTCGCACTAGGCGTTGGCATAACAATATCACCAATGTAATTTTGGGCTTTGTTCAGGCCTTTTGCCTCTGTGATCTGTTTGATGAACAAGTTCCGTATCAAAGCTTGGGCCGGTTCAATGTCTAAACGGTCCACTTCCGGAAGGACGTTGTGTGTAATCTGGGCATTTTTCCCACCCTCATCCAGGATAATCTTTACCTTCTGGACCACTGATCTGTTGCCTGCAACTAGAAAATGGGCTTGAATATTTGATTCTGCCAAAAGCTCTGCATTATGCAGGATTACTTTCCTATCCCCCCCATCGGTTCCTCCGGTTAATAGAATGATATCAGGCGAATTATCTTCAATCTTCTGGAGCTGGAGTTCATCCAGCTCGTATCCGGAAGACCATATCACTTTCGCACCTGCACCCAGTGCGGCACGTCTGGCTGCCTCGAGTGTCAAGGCAGGAACGAGACCAATAGCAGCCATTCTTAGACCTCCGGCAGCACTGCTGCAGGCATATTTGTTTGTTATATCGGATTCTTTGAGATCATTTTCGGTAAAAAGCTTTTTTAAAGCTAAATTAAGTCCTATTGTAATATCCTTTTCAACTGTCGTGACAGCCTGGGCCCTGCCCAGAATCTCCTCATCATCAATATCAACAGCCAGGACCTTCGTATGTGTACTGCCAAAATCTATTAATATCGCGATACCCATATCCCCTCACCTTATTTTTTTAAAATGGATGCAAGCTGAAGATCTTTGACCGCCAGAGCCAAACCTGCTTTGCAGCCCTCTTTTTTCTCCCGCTCCGCAATTTTTTCTCTGTGGTATTCTTTTATTTCCTCCGGCAGAGGTATATCTCCTGTTTCAAGATACCGGACTGCATTTTGTGCATCCCGCATCACCATGACATTGCCGTGGTTGTGACGCCAGGGCGTTAGCATGGTATCAATCCAGCCGGCATCAACCCCGATACACATACCCACCGCCATGTCTCCGTCTCCTGCTTCCAGGCATTTTTCCATAAGGGTTCTTACCTCCAGTTCAATCATTTTTTCTTCAAGGGCAAATGCTTCGCTGCTTTTCAGCCGTTGTGTCCCCATCACGGTAAGCATATGCTGAGCTAATCTCACTGATCTTGCCATACCCTCTTTTGTGGGTGTGGCAAACGCTTCGTCCTGACATTTGAGGACAACACCTGTGAATCCTCCTAAAATCGGAATAACAGCATTCCAGGCAATCATGGCATTTGCTTCATCTTCACGTGGCGGCCAGGCGCCTAAAAACGGAAATGCCCCAGTAAAAAATTTAACATCATGGTAGCCGAACCTATCGCAATATTCGTAACAGAGCCTTTCCGTCACTCTGACCATGGCAATGTCCTGTAAAAGATTCATGTTCAGTCCATGGGTAATAAACTGATAATTAACACCTTGTTCTGCTGCCAGCAGTGCTTCTGATACACATACAAATGAACGGAATCCGGCGGAATCGTATCCGGTCAGGTGGGATGCATTCCAAGGGCAGACCGGGACTCCGTTTTCGGTGTAGATTCCGGCTAGTCTGGCTTCGTACTGGTTAATCCGGATCATTTCTTCCAAAGGGATCTCCTTACAGTGAGCAATCACTTCCTGGAGAGTGCGCACACTTGCCCCGTTCCATCCAGCGGCAAGAACAATTTCAGATGCCAACCGACCGTCTTCATCTGTGGAGTTAAAGTGAAGCGGATGCTTATTCCCTTTGATGATCCGCCGAGCCTCCTCCACACCAAAATTGACAACGGGCCATCCGTTGAGCATGGACATTCTTTCTTTTTTACTGCGTTCTATTCCTGAAGCAGCCCTCTTATAGTCATTTTTTCTTGTGTAAGAATCTGAATAAATGCACCAGGCACCTCGTTGAGCGGAATTAAATTCCTTTTCCACAAATTG
Above is a window of Desulfotignum balticum DSM 7044 DNA encoding:
- the glmL gene encoding methylaspartate mutase accessory protein GlmL — encoded protein: MGIAILIDFGSTHTKVLAVDIDDEEILGRAQAVTTVEKDITIGLNLALKKLFTENDLKESDITNKYACSSAAGGLRMAAIGLVPALTLEAARRAALGAGAKVIWSSGYELDELQLQKIEDNSPDIILLTGGTDGGDRKVILHNAELLAESNIQAHFLVAGNRSVVQKVKIILDEGGKNAQITHNVLPEVDRLDIEPAQALIRNLFIKQITEAKGLNKAQNYIGDIVMPTPSATLQAATLLADGTENESGIGSLLVVEVGGATINIHSVAEGQPSNSNIILRGLPEARIKRTVEGDLGIRYNAPSILEFVGSQVCLSQLQAMAADVNLNTSELTDLAQGLSNNVGHVPNTDFDFCLDRVLAESAVAFAVERHVGTLRQEFSLAGEIKVQKGKDLTQVNNIIGTGGIFKYGRAPEEVLCSALFDPQKPWSLKPISPTAYIDRDYLLYGIGLLAEDFPDKALRIAKRSMVPACLNIHKGKLASVAS